Part of the Scrofimicrobium sp. R131 genome is shown below.
CGGGTCCGGCCAGAAGGTCTGGATGGTCCCCGTCTCTTCGGTTTCCTCTCCCCGAGCCAGTTGAGAAATCGGGTGGCCACCGTTGGCGAAGGACATCCGCCAGGCATAGCCCTGCCGCTTGACCACGGTGTCGACCCGAGCCGACAGCGCGTTGACGACGGAGATACCCACCCCGTGCAGACCGCCGGAAACGGCGTATCCGCCCCCACCGAACTTGCCGCCCGCGTGCAGAATGGTCATGACCACCTCGACGGTGGGCTTGCCCTCGGTTGGGTGCAGGTCCACAGGAATACCGCGGCCGTTGTCTTCGACGCGCACCCCACCATCAGCCAGGATCGTCACCTTGATGTGGTCGCAGTAGCCGGCCAACGCCTCGTCGACCGAGTTGTCCACCACCTCGTACACCAGGTGGTGCAAGCCCCGCTCACCGGTGGAACCGATGTACATGCCCGGGCGTTTGCGGACGGCTTCCAAGCCTTCCAAGACGGTGATGTCAGCCGCCTCATAATGATCGTTGCCCGGTGCCGGAGCCGAGTTGGATTCGATCTGATCCTGCCCGTCGACCATTACTTCGTTTTCTTCTGTCACCTGTCGTCTCCCTACTCATCGGCTCGGACCGACTAGGTGGGTGTCCGCACCCTGGACGAGGCGGGTCAGGCTTGCGCCAACATGGTCCCGCGGCGTAGAGCGCACTAAGGTTTCCCCCTGGCACGAGCCGATTTCATTCCTCAATATTCTAACAAATTTGGCCTGAGATTACCCATCCGGACCGGCCCAACTTGGCTTCCTGCTGCGGTTTTACGTGAGTATTCTCACCAGTTAGTGATCGGCCTAACCGTAGGTGTCCCGGGGCCCTCGACCGGGCACTCGAAACTGCCCGTGATGCCAGGACGGGGGCCGCGGTCCGTGCACCACCACCTGGCGCACGGCCTGCTCTCCCAGCTCCTCGGCCACCCGTCTCTCGATGGTCGGCAGCAGCAGGCGGAGCTGCTGCGCCCAGGCCGTCGAGTCGGTCCGCACCTGCAATTTTCCGTCCGCAAACGACTCGATCTCACAGTGCTGGGCCACCTGTGGTCCGACGATCTCCTCCCAGTGCGCAGCCACATCCCCCAAGGACAGAGGCACCTGCCATTCGGGCCGAGCTGCCAGCCGCCCAATCACCGACCCCAGCGGCTGCGGGTCAAACCTGGACGGACCGGTCCCGTTCTTGGACCGCGCCATTCCCGGGCCGGGCCGCCACCCGGTTGAGGCCGGCTCCGCCTCGTCCACCTGCTGTGGCTGCCGGGTTCCAGCCCAGTCGAATCGGCGCCGAATCGGCAGTCCAACCGAAGCTTGGCGCATCCGCTCGAAAGCTTCGCGCACGAACGCTTCCTGGTCCTCGGGCCGCCCGGCCGAGCTCTCCGGGGGAAGGTTCGGCGTCTCAGTCACCGTCGCCTCCCGCCGCTCCCGCCGACGCGGTCACCGACTCAAAACTTGCGCCCAGGGGCGACACCTGGGTGACCAGCTGCTCATCCAACGTCACTTCGAACCGCGCGGGTTCCAGCTGGGCGGGAATATCCGTCGGCACGGCCGCTGTGATCAGCACCTGCTGCACCGGGGCAATCGACTGAACCAGGGCCAGGCGGCGCCGCTCGTCCAGTTCGGCGAAGACGTCATCCAGGATCAGGACCGGGGTATCCTCGTCCGCCGTCAGCAGGTCCATTTGGGCAAGGCGGAGCGACAGCACCACCGACCAGGTCTCCCCCTGGGAGGCGTAGCCTTTGACCGGCATGGTAGCGAGCTCGGCCTCAAAGTCATCCCGATGGGCGCCGACCAGGTTGACGGCTCGGCGGAGCTCCTCGGCCCGCCGGGCCCGCAGGGCCGCCAAATACCTTCCGGCAAGCTGCTCGATCGGCGCGGACAGGTCCGGGAAGTAGCCGTTGTCCACCAGTGGGATCGCCAGGTCGGTGCCGGTGTCCAGCCCGAGGCGGGCCTCCAGCTTCTCCAGGTGGGAGCGGTATTCCAGCTCCACCGGCTTGTCGTCCTCGGACACGTTCCGGTAGTGCCGCTTCAGCCCGGGCCGGAGGGAAGCAATCACGCTGAGTCGGTGGGCACTGACCTGGGCTGAGAGGCGCGCGAGGGCCTCATCCCAGCCGGCCAGGTAGTCGTCGGCCAGGCGCAGGTCCGCATGGGGGCCAAGCTGCTTCAAAACGGCGGCGCGCTGGCGCAGC
Proteins encoded:
- a CDS encoding DUF721 domain-containing protein, producing the protein MTETPNLPPESSAGRPEDQEAFVREAFERMRQASVGLPIRRRFDWAGTRQPQQVDEAEPASTGWRPGPGMARSKNGTGPSRFDPQPLGSVIGRLAARPEWQVPLSLGDVAAHWEEIVGPQVAQHCEIESFADGKLQVRTDSTAWAQQLRLLLPTIERRVAEELGEQAVRQVVVHGPRPPSWHHGQFRVPGRGPRDTYG
- the recF gene encoding DNA replication/repair protein RecF (All proteins in this family for which functions are known are DNA-binding proteins that assist the filamentation of RecA onto DNA for the initiation of recombination or recombinational repair.); translation: MYVSDLALNDYRSYRELVLQLPPGAVVFLGRNGRGKTNLVEAVAYLSTFSSHRVSADRALVRRPLAQSEPEAPVDPDAGRDPGAARSSKSASSASAAAAAGSPEPPTAAVIRARVHHGSQDRLLELEIVQGKANRARLNRGPVPARELLGSLRTVMFAPEDLQLLRGEPGARRRFLDEISLQLKPAYAGLRRDLEQVLRQRAAVLKQLGPHADLRLADDYLAGWDEALARLSAQVSAHRLSVIASLRPGLKRHYRNVSEDDKPVELEYRSHLEKLEARLGLDTGTDLAIPLVDNGYFPDLSAPIEQLAGRYLAALRARRAEELRRAVNLVGAHRDDFEAELATMPVKGYASQGETWSVVLSLRLAQMDLLTADEDTPVLILDDVFAELDERRRLALVQSIAPVQQVLITAAVPTDIPAQLEPARFEVTLDEQLVTQVSPLGASFESVTASAGAAGGDGD